A genomic stretch from Asterias rubens chromosome 19, eAstRub1.3, whole genome shotgun sequence includes:
- the LOC117302930 gene encoding nucleoprotein TPR-like: MAPKKPNRARPTKQTQPTIRPAQRLAIRHTAARPGNQPANRRPSPASQAKRQPAASHGKQLAPKRQPTTSHGKQLAPKCQPTTSHGKQLAPKRQPTTSHGKQLAPKRQPTTSHGKQLAPKRQPTTSHGKQLAPKRQPTTSHGKQLAPKRQPTTSHGKQLAPKRQPTTSHGKQLAPKRQPTTSHGKQLAPKRQQSVLKMLQTKGRVTQPRPNIITVPVPVGPSTVTHHHHQDSSVHNQTNVTGDRNQTFLAPVKRSTFWTSSEQPSKRQKTEPDEYSQQPIDEDVFSDIQDEEDEDGEQDYEDYQDPQDDDQDYDDEEYEDENQEECKKDDQDDYKDDHPSTSEQHSLTPKKEI, translated from the exons CTCCAAAGAAACCTAACCGGGCACGACCTACAAAACAAACTCAACCCACAATAAGACCAGCACAACGTTTAGCCATTCGCCACACTGCAGCCCGGCCAGGCAACCAGCCAGCCAACAGACGCCCATCACCAGCCAGCCAAGCAAAACGCCAACCAGCAGCCAGTCATGGAAAACAGCTGGCCCCAAAACGCCAACCAACAACCAGCCACGGCAAACAGCTGGCCCCAAAATGCCAACCAACAACCAGTCATGGTAAACAGCTGGCCCCAAAACGCCAACCAACAACCAGCCATGGCAAACAGCTGGCCCCAAAACGCCAACCAACAACCAGCCACGGCAAACAGCTGGCCCCAAAACGCCAACCAACAACCAGCCATGGCAAACAGCTGGCCCCAAAACGCCAACCAACAACCAGCCACGGCAAACAGCTGGCCCCAAAACGCCAACCAACAACCAGCCATGGCAAACAGCTGGCCCCAAAACGCCAACCAACAACCAGCCATGGCAAACAGCTGGCCCCAAAACGCCAACCAACAACCAGCCATGGCAAACAGCTGGCCCCAAAACGCCAACAATCCGTTCTAAAGATGCTGCAAACCAAAGGCAGGGTGACCCAGCCTCGTCCGAATATCATTACTGTCCCAGTTCCAGTAGGACCATCCACTGTtacacatcatcatcatcaagatAGCTCTGTTCACAATCAAACCAATGTAACAGGAGACCGTAACCAAACCTTCCTTGCACCAGTCAAAAGATCAACATTTTGGACCAGCAGTGAGCAACCAAGTAAACGTCAAAAAACAG AACCAGACGAGTACTCCCAACAGCCAATAGACGAAGATGTTTTTTCAGACATCCAGGATGAGGAGGATGAAGATGGTGAGCAGGATTATGAAGACTATCAGGACCCTCAAGACGATGACCAAGATTATGATGACGAGGAATATGAAGATGAAAACCAGGAAGAGTGTAAGAAAGATGATCAGGATGATTATAAAGATGATCATCCTAGTACTTCTGAGCAGCATTCATTAACCCCAaagaaagaaatttaa